The following proteins are encoded in a genomic region of Chloracidobacterium sp.:
- a CDS encoding ImmA/IrrE family metallo-endopeptidase, with product MPETPAQYYQRMKALAMTKRELYEIDTSKINLTLIRSIYKSEGVKIDYWVPKGRKIKACYFADGEPSVMVDKNLPNEPKIFALVHELKHHWVDRDAILDGVHKCGAYDDNNFVEIGAEVFAAQFIYPDTEMLTDLENFGVPPAACTPEHIVRFKSACPAPVSYTFLVKRFERFKRIEVGSCKKVQFKKLEEQIFGTPVYKRPSFIKNRKKKRT from the coding sequence ATGCCTGAAACTCCTGCACAATATTATCAGCGTATGAAGGCTCTCGCGATGACAAAACGTGAGCTTTACGAAATCGACACCTCGAAGATCAACCTAACGTTGATTCGAAGCATATACAAGTCGGAGGGCGTCAAGATCGACTACTGGGTTCCAAAGGGCAGGAAGATCAAGGCATGTTACTTTGCTGACGGCGAGCCCTCCGTAATGGTCGACAAAAACCTTCCGAATGAGCCGAAGATATTCGCGCTGGTACATGAGCTTAAGCACCACTGGGTCGATCGCGACGCGATCCTTGACGGGGTTCATAAATGCGGGGCGTATGATGACAATAATTTTGTCGAGATCGGAGCGGAGGTTTTCGCCGCACAATTCATTTACCCGGACACCGAGATGTTGACGGACCTAGAAAACTTCGGTGTCCCACCGGCCGCGTGTACGCCTGAGCACATTGTTCGATTTAAGAGCGCTTGTCCTGCACCAGTCAGTTACACATTTCTCGTGAAACGCTTTGAAAGGTTCAAGCGGATCGAAGTAGGTTCGTGTAAAAAGGTCCAGTTCAAAAAGCTGGAGGAGCAGATCTTTGGCACTCCGGTTTATAAGCGGCCAAGTTTCATAAAGAATCGCAAGAAAAAAAGAACCTGA
- a CDS encoding DEAD/DEAH box helicase family protein, with protein sequence MTDRIVNTISARLSLRPPQRESLEILARLNEIVEFSKETDAAAALEVIKSEYPNVDDFERDFPSLCFALATGVGKTRLMGAFIAYLNQAKSIRHFFVLAPNLTIYNKLIADFTPNTSKYVFTGLEAFAIEPPEIITGDNYESGRGVRAADLFGETAVHINIFNISKINSEVRGGKAPRIKRLSEYIGESYFNYLAGLNDLVLLMDESHRYRGSAGINAINELKPILGLELTATPQIESGTRSVPFKNVIYSYPLSKALDDGFVKEPTVATRENFNPANYSPEQLETIKLEDGVRIHESTKVDLETFAKQNDQKVVKPFMLVVARDTDHAGELITKIKSDDFFEGRYRDKVITVHSNQRGEEAEETVKSLLAVEDPAEPTEIVIHVNMLKEGWDVTNLYTIVPLRAANSKTLVEQSIGRGLRLPYGKRVGVSAVDRLTIVAHDKFQEIVDEANRPDSALKIVPVYIGKDIATEERKSVTVAPAIETALFGPDATSSEEPAATAPAVQQPKFIFENPLDREVARTTYEVIKKFERLGSSAELKTPEIQAEIIREVREALPLPAQASFAEMNEEPDFERIVEKVTEKFVEMTIDIPRIIVLPKGNAEWSYEDFELDTVNLNLQPVSQDILLQSLQNNRRERLSDLDGMQTEIVLENYIVRSLIDYDDISYDDHSELLYELSGNVIKHLRSYLTDEGDVSNVLQYHSKRIAELIHAQMAAHQKQNKTEYEVRTTKGFVTLRTAAYSIDASELARNFRAPVDNPQQIRSMHFGGFQKCLYPMQKFDSDSERRLAVILEDDPEVIKWFKPSRNTLQIFYHQDHQYEPDFIVETINGKFVCEVKREDDIEDSTVQDKAKAARQWCEHASLHEAAVGGKKWSYHVIPHTLLNSNMSWEGLIRVVS encoded by the coding sequence ATGACGGATCGCATTGTCAATACAATTTCAGCCCGCCTTTCCTTAAGGCCGCCGCAGCGTGAATCGCTGGAGATACTCGCGCGGCTAAACGAGATCGTTGAGTTTTCAAAAGAGACTGATGCGGCGGCAGCATTGGAAGTTATTAAGTCAGAATATCCGAACGTAGATGATTTTGAGCGCGATTTTCCGTCACTCTGTTTTGCTCTTGCGACAGGTGTGGGCAAGACAAGGCTAATGGGCGCGTTCATCGCTTATCTTAATCAGGCTAAGTCGATAAGACACTTTTTCGTATTAGCCCCGAATTTGACGATCTACAATAAACTGATAGCTGACTTTACGCCGAACACATCGAAATATGTCTTCACCGGACTCGAAGCCTTTGCGATAGAGCCGCCCGAAATTATCACCGGCGACAACTATGAATCGGGACGTGGCGTGCGTGCCGCTGACCTTTTTGGCGAAACTGCGGTTCACATAAATATCTTCAACATATCGAAGATCAACTCGGAGGTACGCGGCGGAAAAGCTCCACGCATTAAGCGGCTATCGGAATATATAGGCGAAAGTTACTTCAACTACTTAGCCGGACTGAACGATCTTGTTCTGTTGATGGACGAATCGCACCGCTATCGCGGCTCGGCAGGCATCAATGCCATTAACGAACTGAAACCGATCCTCGGGCTTGAGTTGACCGCAACTCCGCAGATAGAATCTGGCACTCGATCCGTTCCGTTCAAGAACGTCATATACAGCTACCCGCTGTCGAAAGCTCTCGATGACGGCTTTGTGAAGGAGCCGACCGTTGCTACCCGCGAGAACTTTAATCCGGCGAACTATTCACCTGAGCAACTCGAAACCATCAAGTTGGAAGATGGCGTCCGTATCCACGAAAGCACAAAAGTCGATCTGGAAACTTTTGCCAAGCAGAACGATCAGAAAGTAGTAAAGCCCTTTATGCTGGTCGTTGCTCGTGATACAGACCACGCGGGCGAATTGATTACAAAGATAAAATCGGACGATTTCTTTGAGGGCAGATATCGCGACAAGGTTATCACTGTCCATTCCAATCAACGCGGCGAAGAGGCCGAAGAAACAGTTAAGAGCTTACTTGCGGTCGAGGACCCTGCTGAGCCGACCGAGATCGTAATTCACGTCAATATGCTCAAAGAAGGCTGGGACGTGACCAATCTCTATACGATCGTCCCCTTGCGTGCGGCCAATTCGAAAACTCTGGTTGAGCAGTCCATCGGACGTGGTTTACGTCTTCCGTACGGCAAGCGTGTTGGCGTAAGCGCGGTCGATAGGCTGACGATAGTTGCTCATGACAAATTCCAGGAGATCGTTGACGAGGCAAATCGCCCAGATTCGGCTTTGAAGATCGTGCCGGTTTATATCGGCAAAGATATTGCCACAGAAGAAAGAAAGTCGGTTACTGTCGCCCCTGCGATAGAAACTGCTCTATTTGGACCTGATGCAACATCTTCGGAGGAACCGGCTGCCACCGCTCCGGCAGTTCAGCAGCCAAAATTTATTTTCGAAAATCCTTTGGATCGTGAAGTTGCACGGACGACATACGAGGTGATCAAGAAGTTCGAGCGATTAGGAAGTTCGGCCGAGCTGAAGACGCCCGAAATACAAGCGGAAATTATTCGCGAAGTGAGGGAGGCCCTTCCGCTTCCGGCCCAGGCTTCCTTCGCCGAAATGAATGAGGAGCCTGATTTTGAACGTATCGTCGAGAAGGTAACTGAGAAGTTTGTCGAGATGACAATAGACATTCCCCGAATCATTGTTCTTCCAAAGGGTAACGCTGAATGGTCCTACGAAGATTTCGAACTCGATACAGTAAATCTGAACCTGCAGCCTGTCTCGCAGGATATCTTGCTTCAAAGTCTTCAGAATAATCGTCGTGAAAGACTATCGGATCTTGACGGAATGCAGACAGAGATCGTTCTGGAGAACTACATCGTTAGATCGTTGATCGATTACGACGATATCTCGTACGATGACCACTCTGAACTGCTTTACGAGCTAAGCGGCAATGTGATCAAACATCTTCGATCTTATCTTACTGACGAAGGAGATGTGTCGAATGTGTTGCAGTATCATTCGAAGCGAATCGCCGAGCTAATCCACGCTCAGATGGCCGCTCATCAAAAGCAGAATAAGACTGAATACGAGGTAAGGACGACTAAAGGATTCGTTACTTTGCGGACTGCTGCATATTCGATCGATGCCTCGGAATTAGCTCGCAATTTCCGAGCCCCAGTCGATAATCCACAGCAGATTCGATCAATGCATTTTGGAGGCTTTCAGAAATGTCTCTATCCAATGCAAAAATTCGATTCGGATTCGGAACGTCGTCTAGCGGTGATTCTCGAAGACGATCCCGAAGTAATCAAATGGTTCAAGCCGTCAAGAAACACCTTGCAGATCTTCTACCATCAAGATCACCAGTACGAGCCTGACTTTATTGTCGAAACCATCAATGGGAAGTTTGTGTGCGAAGTGAAGCGAGAAGATGATATCGAGGATTCGACCGTCCAGGACAAAGCCAAAGCTGCTCGCCAATGGTGTGAACACGCTTCACTTCATGAGGCCGCCGTCGGCGGAAAAAAATGGTCCTACCATGTGATTCCACATACCTTGCTTAATTCAAATATGTCATGGGAGGGCTTAATACGAGTCGTAAGCTAA
- a CDS encoding HORMA domain containing protein, translating into MSATAVGVYTHVHSYNFVTNQLLNSVKEIVRMSGLDPAKMSGQWASLELGIHTWLADGDLESVYLEIYNSRTDKLVRRWDFDISYSKSGDGSFWQDPDDIRYHIEKAGLNPANCDYEILTTTAPGRRNVAGWSRCSLRSTDGFVKQSIGTTIGAGGISSGTSYWREK; encoded by the coding sequence ATGAGTGCTACTGCTGTTGGCGTGTATACACACGTCCATTCATATAACTTTGTTACTAACCAGCTTCTTAACTCGGTTAAAGAGATCGTGCGAATGAGCGGTCTCGATCCGGCGAAGATGTCCGGCCAGTGGGCCTCGCTTGAGTTGGGTATCCATACCTGGCTTGCCGATGGTGACCTTGAGAGCGTGTATCTGGAGATCTATAATTCGCGAACAGACAAACTCGTCAGGCGATGGGACTTCGACATCTCATACAGCAAATCTGGAGATGGGTCCTTCTGGCAGGACCCGGATGATATTCGCTATCACATTGAGAAGGCCGGTCTGAACCCTGCCAACTGCGACTACGAGATCTTGACCACGACGGCGCCCGGGCGACGAAACGTCGCCGGGTGGTCAAGGTGCTCGCTGCGCTCCACGGATGGGTTCGTCAAACAGAGCATCGGGACAACGATCGGAGCCGGAGGCATCTCCAGCGGCACGAGCTATTGGAGGGAAAAGTAA
- a CDS encoding site-specific DNA-methyltransferase: protein MAVKKTKLELTWIGKDERPRLEPRILLEDKEKSYHAEHRVSDNDIFDNILIKGDNLLALKALEQEYTGKVKCIYIDPPYNTGNAFEHYDDGIEHSLWLSLMRDRLELLRKLLSEDGSIWISIDDDESHYLKVLCDEVFGRMNFVSNVIWQKKFSPQNDAKWLSDSHDHILAFAKNKETWRPNLLPRTGEMDSRYKNPDNDPRGVWTSADMSVKTYNPSTDYEIVTPSGKIHRPAKSRCWIYSKEKFEELVKDNRIWFGTNQDNLPRVKKFLSEVNQGIVTKTVWLHDEVGHNQEAKQEVKQFNDEDIFATPKPERLIQRILQLGTNEGDLVLDSFGGSGTTAAVAHKMKRRWIMVELGDHCYTHILPRLRKVIDGEDQGGITKAIDWKGGGGFRFYELAPSLLKKDKWDNYIINPEYNAEMLAEAMCKHLGFKYEPSDSIYWNHGHSTEADFIYVTTQNLTREMLQAISDEVGEERTLLICCKAFRAGKNEFPNLTLEKIPNAILKRCEWDKDDYSLQVESLKMKEPEKGTQIGLGFEEPEDAA, encoded by the coding sequence ATGGCAGTGAAGAAAACAAAATTGGAGTTGACGTGGATCGGGAAGGATGAGCGGCCGAGGTTGGAGCCGCGCATTCTTTTGGAGGATAAGGAAAAGTCTTATCATGCGGAGCATCGTGTTTCGGATAATGATATTTTCGACAATATTCTGATCAAAGGCGACAATCTGCTTGCCCTAAAAGCTCTCGAACAGGAATATACCGGAAAAGTTAAATGCATCTATATCGATCCGCCGTATAACACCGGAAATGCTTTTGAGCATTACGATGATGGAATAGAACATTCGCTTTGGCTTTCGTTAATGAGAGATCGTTTGGAGCTTCTGAGAAAGTTATTAAGTGAAGATGGAAGTATTTGGATTTCAATTGATGATGATGAATCACATTATTTAAAAGTTCTCTGTGATGAAGTATTTGGACGGATGAACTTTGTTTCTAATGTAATTTGGCAAAAGAAATTCTCACCGCAGAATGATGCAAAGTGGCTTTCAGATTCGCATGACCATATCTTAGCTTTTGCAAAAAATAAAGAGACTTGGAGACCAAATCTGCTACCAAGAACTGGTGAAATGGATTCTAGATATAAAAATCCTGACAATGATCCTCGCGGGGTTTGGACTTCTGCCGATATGTCCGTAAAAACTTATAATCCATCAACTGACTATGAAATAGTTACACCAAGCGGAAAAATACATCGCCCAGCAAAAAGTCGTTGTTGGATTTATAGTAAAGAAAAATTTGAAGAGCTTGTTAAAGATAATAGAATTTGGTTTGGAACTAACCAAGATAACCTTCCAAGAGTTAAAAAGTTTCTTTCCGAAGTTAATCAAGGAATTGTTACAAAAACCGTTTGGCTTCATGATGAAGTCGGACATAATCAAGAAGCTAAACAAGAAGTAAAACAATTTAATGATGAGGATATTTTTGCAACACCAAAACCCGAAAGGTTAATTCAGAGGATTTTACAACTTGGCACCAACGAAGGTGATCTTGTGTTGGACTCTTTTGGTGGTTCCGGAACGACGGCAGCAGTTGCTCACAAAATGAAACGCCGTTGGATAATGGTTGAGTTGGGTGATCATTGCTATACGCATATTCTTCCGCGTTTGAGGAAGGTGATTGACGGTGAAGATCAGGGCGGTATTACAAAAGCGATTGATTGGAAAGGCGGCGGCGGTTTCCGCTTTTACGAGCTTGCCCCAAGCCTTTTGAAAAAGGACAAGTGGGACAATTACATTATCAATCCCGAATACAACGCCGAAATGCTTGCGGAGGCAATGTGCAAACATCTCGGATTTAAATACGAGCCTTCGGACAGCATCTATTGGAATCACGGACATTCGACCGAAGCAGATTTTATCTATGTGACCACCCAGAACCTGACCCGCGAAATGCTGCAGGCGATATCGGATGAGGTCGGCGAAGAAAGAACTTTGTTGATTTGCTGTAAGGCCTTCAGAGCGGGGAAGAACGAGTTTCCCAATCTGACTCTCGAAAAAATACCGAACGCAATACTGAAACGCTGCGAATGGGATAAGGACGATTATTCGCTGCAAGTAGAGAGCCTGAAAATGAAGGAACCCGAAAAAGGAACGCAGATAGGATTGGGGTTTGAGGAGCCGGAAGATGCCGCGTAG
- a CDS encoding helix-turn-helix transcriptional regulator has translation MSDLYESIGNRIRELRAAFGDGVGINQEQLAELVGTTANTISRWESATYKPSAMDLHKLAKAFSVNVSVFFPDAEIPKMAALTSALGELKDEDIDDLTEYALFRKSRQRLKEAQAARNKRRAK, from the coding sequence ATGAGCGACTTGTACGAATCAATCGGAAATCGCATACGCGAATTGCGCGCGGCCTTCGGCGATGGCGTTGGGATCAATCAGGAGCAGCTTGCCGAGTTGGTCGGCACGACTGCGAACACAATTTCTAGATGGGAAAGCGCTACGTACAAGCCTTCGGCGATGGACCTACACAAACTTGCGAAGGCTTTTTCGGTGAACGTGTCCGTGTTCTTTCCGGACGCGGAGATACCTAAAATGGCAGCTCTTACCAGCGCCCTCGGAGAACTCAAAGACGAGGATATAGACGACCTAACGGAATACGCGCTTTTCCGTAAGAGTCGCCAACGTCTGAAGGAGGCTCAAGCAGCCAGGAACAAACGAAGAGCGAAATAG
- a CDS encoding nucleotidyltransferase, producing MITVQDAFKKFRSRLELNDREQQDASHRQQDIRRVMKGAFVVDRDFLTGSYARHTKTKPLKDVDIFCVLGDSERHYRDKAPSALLADVEKALADEYGKDNVCQQRRSVCVDFGIREDENGETDDKVVSFDVVPAFDEGKHYEIPDKDISAGWTKTDPEVHADKAVAAQKAYDREWKGLVRMMKSWNREQGKPIKPGFLIEVMALDVLYPPWGGSYAREMQAFFATLAARISERWPDPAGLGPDVSDRMTPQMCADAKNALLAAEQNATYAIRLEREGKNGEALRTWRNMFGKLFPLS from the coding sequence ATGATCACCGTACAAGATGCTTTCAAAAAATTCAGGAGTCGCCTCGAACTCAACGACCGCGAACAGCAGGACGCATCACATCGTCAGCAAGATATTCGCCGTGTGATGAAAGGGGCGTTTGTCGTGGATCGAGATTTCCTCACGGGATCGTATGCACGGCACACCAAAACGAAACCGTTAAAGGATGTCGATATCTTTTGCGTCCTAGGCGATAGTGAAAGGCACTACCGAGACAAGGCGCCGTCGGCCTTGCTGGCAGATGTAGAGAAGGCCTTAGCGGATGAGTATGGAAAGGATAATGTTTGTCAGCAGCGTCGATCGGTCTGTGTCGACTTCGGGATCCGCGAGGACGAGAATGGTGAAACGGATGACAAAGTCGTCAGCTTTGACGTAGTTCCTGCCTTTGATGAGGGAAAACATTACGAGATCCCGGACAAAGACATCTCGGCCGGATGGACGAAGACCGATCCGGAAGTCCATGCCGACAAGGCAGTCGCCGCACAGAAAGCCTATGACAGGGAATGGAAGGGCCTGGTCCGGATGATGAAGTCGTGGAACCGTGAGCAGGGGAAACCGATCAAGCCCGGTTTTCTGATAGAGGTGATGGCTCTCGACGTCTTATACCCACCGTGGGGCGGGAGCTATGCGCGAGAAATGCAGGCGTTTTTTGCCACCCTCGCGGCGAGAATCTCGGAGAGGTGGCCCGATCCCGCAGGACTAGGTCCGGACGTAAGTGACCGCATGACTCCTCAGATGTGCGCAGATGCAAAGAATGCACTGCTGGCTGCCGAACAGAACGCGACATACGCAATCCGGCTCGAACGAGAAGGAAAGAATGGGGAAGCACTTAGGACATGGCGGAACATGTTCGGCAAGTTGTTCCCGCTCTCATAA
- a CDS encoding AAA family ATPase produces MSINSTKREFSEELPAAILDRRRLPDTQFDLLWDSIFLEKDMKDQLVNQAVVGMTLRANGLGREVIPTHGVVLLIGPPGTGKTSLARGLASRIASVISGGATFLEIEPHALTSSAMGKTQREITKLLGSTIPEYAAAGPVVVLLDEVETLATDRQKLSMEANPIDVHRATDAVLAQLDHLAEKYSRLLFIATSNFEGAIDEAFLSRCDLVIQVPLPNTEARRSILKDTIEGLGKQFPAVRKLISSTEFEKVVQISNGVDGRSLRKMIASACAYKKESAIDPGKLTAESLLKAAVALAATKRGK; encoded by the coding sequence ATGAGCATAAATAGCACGAAACGTGAATTTTCTGAAGAACTACCGGCTGCGATTCTTGACCGGAGAAGGCTACCAGACACCCAGTTCGACCTTCTCTGGGACTCGATCTTTCTAGAAAAAGACATGAAAGATCAGTTGGTAAATCAGGCCGTCGTCGGAATGACTCTCCGCGCGAATGGGCTGGGCCGCGAGGTGATTCCTACTCACGGTGTTGTATTGCTGATCGGACCACCTGGAACGGGTAAGACGTCATTGGCTCGGGGGCTAGCCTCGCGAATTGCCTCGGTGATCAGCGGAGGGGCAACGTTCCTGGAGATAGAGCCACATGCGCTTACTAGTTCGGCAATGGGCAAGACGCAACGAGAGATAACCAAGCTTCTTGGTTCGACAATTCCTGAATATGCCGCAGCCGGACCCGTCGTTGTGCTGCTTGACGAAGTCGAAACTTTGGCAACCGACCGGCAAAAACTGAGCATGGAGGCAAACCCTATCGACGTGCACCGTGCGACTGATGCGGTGCTCGCCCAACTCGACCATCTTGCCGAGAAATACTCCCGGTTACTGTTCATCGCGACTAGCAATTTTGAGGGAGCGATTGACGAAGCCTTCCTATCACGATGTGATCTGGTCATACAGGTTCCGCTTCCGAACACGGAGGCTCGACGGTCAATTCTCAAAGACACGATTGAAGGATTAGGAAAACAATTCCCTGCGGTTCGCAAACTCATTAGCTCGACTGAGTTCGAGAAGGTCGTCCAGATCTCAAACGGCGTCGATGGGCGAAGCTTACGAAAAATGATTGCGAGTGCGTGCGCTTACAAAAAGGAATCCGCGATCGATCCTGGAAAACTTACAGCGGAGTCTCTGTTAAAAGCGGCAGTAGCTCTTGCGGCCACAAAGCGAGGGAAATAA
- a CDS encoding AAA family ATPase: MYRKRIRRIELEKFRGATTATSVDFDVSKPLVLMFGENGCGKSTICNALDFVCNQSFGSLQSISSTDHTHVVSIGSDPSELKVRLFRDESSWEASQKGRRVNVSPIDGYPSVKILRRSELLKLVEAAPSERFESIRSFIDFEKYEVSEQNLRNALRTSKQSVERNAELHTQAVNLLDAIWREHEGLGETARSWAEDILSKDLADVRTLVSLLSAAIKSIDTFESCKNIAVIAKENVNTAQSSLDEVTKQVSAFEAGGTSGLALVDMLNRVKAVIAEPYNDNECPACKSPYDLITLRGEVNERIQNLKTADEINKSLTTAEEALRNKQALFDESKRQMQQAIRSVETALTIPVKESIDHGELSEEITLAFESVETITEQQVHSLSEGLATLKAPLQEKLNELNRELNLFDSLKPAVEQIERTKDDLESENEMCKGLDAALNIVLRSRLEFTGAILDSVSDQLKCYWDAIHPEETAKLTKLALSETTKGSLNQFGSFGEHEDITPQAYFSESHLDTLGFCYWMAIAKYSSGGDMTLVLDDVFTSVDNQHASRIVDLLLKEADSFNQIIVATHQRRWHDLFRFGVKSQQKATVLELDTWDHSKGIVVYPSVMEIDKLKSLVTTGPFDRQAISSKAGVLLEQAFDELTKQYRSKMPRAHRSEYTLANYWDGTTKLSKKLKVTRPDSEGNQEEILFEEIHQKLKPFIGTRNQVGAHFNPTAEEFTDNDIKGLAGLAVKFVEMLLCSSCKGFANRKNKNDGVWQCDCGTTKMLPYEI, from the coding sequence ATGTACCGAAAAAGGATCAGGCGAATCGAACTTGAAAAGTTCCGCGGGGCTACAACGGCCACGTCGGTTGACTTCGATGTGTCGAAGCCGCTCGTCCTGATGTTCGGTGAAAATGGTTGTGGCAAGTCAACTATTTGCAATGCTCTGGATTTTGTTTGCAATCAATCATTTGGATCGCTTCAGTCGATCAGTTCAACTGACCATACTCACGTGGTATCGATAGGTTCTGACCCTTCGGAGCTAAAGGTTCGGCTCTTTCGTGATGAATCGAGTTGGGAGGCAAGTCAAAAAGGGCGACGGGTTAATGTCAGTCCGATTGACGGTTATCCTTCAGTTAAGATTCTGAGAAGATCCGAATTACTCAAGCTAGTTGAAGCAGCTCCCTCCGAGCGGTTTGAATCGATAAGGTCCTTTATTGATTTTGAAAAGTATGAGGTCAGCGAGCAAAACCTCAGAAATGCTCTAAGGACATCAAAACAGTCGGTCGAACGGAACGCCGAACTCCACACACAGGCAGTTAACCTATTAGACGCCATATGGCGAGAGCATGAAGGTCTCGGCGAAACTGCGCGATCGTGGGCCGAAGACATTCTTTCAAAGGATTTGGCGGATGTCAGAACATTGGTTTCTTTATTGAGCGCGGCAATAAAATCAATCGACACGTTCGAGTCTTGTAAAAATATTGCTGTAATAGCCAAGGAGAACGTCAACACAGCGCAGTCGAGTTTGGATGAGGTCACCAAGCAGGTTTCAGCTTTTGAAGCCGGCGGGACTTCCGGGCTTGCTCTAGTTGACATGCTTAATCGTGTCAAAGCTGTAATTGCCGAACCTTACAACGATAATGAGTGTCCTGCGTGTAAGTCACCATACGATCTAATTACTCTCCGAGGTGAAGTCAATGAGCGCATTCAAAATCTAAAGACTGCGGACGAGATCAATAAGTCCTTGACAACTGCAGAGGAAGCCCTAAGAAACAAACAGGCACTATTTGATGAGTCGAAGCGGCAGATGCAACAGGCAATTCGATCTGTTGAAACTGCTCTCACAATTCCAGTCAAAGAGTCAATCGACCATGGAGAACTTTCGGAGGAAATTACCCTTGCCTTCGAATCGGTTGAAACGATCACGGAACAACAAGTGCATTCGCTCTCGGAAGGTCTCGCAACGCTAAAAGCACCGCTTCAAGAGAAATTAAATGAGCTAAATCGTGAGTTGAATCTTTTCGATTCCTTAAAGCCTGCCGTCGAACAGATCGAGCGAACAAAGGACGATTTAGAATCCGAAAACGAAATGTGTAAGGGGCTGGACGCAGCTCTAAACATTGTCCTCAGATCGCGTCTTGAGTTCACCGGCGCAATACTCGATTCAGTTTCTGATCAGCTTAAATGTTATTGGGATGCTATTCATCCTGAAGAAACAGCCAAACTTACAAAGCTTGCCTTAAGTGAAACGACAAAGGGGTCTCTAAATCAATTTGGTTCCTTTGGTGAGCATGAAGACATAACACCACAAGCCTATTTCAGCGAATCTCATCTTGATACGTTAGGTTTTTGTTACTGGATGGCGATCGCGAAATATTCATCCGGTGGAGATATGACCTTGGTTTTAGATGACGTCTTTACCTCGGTCGATAATCAACATGCGTCCAGAATAGTCGATTTACTCCTGAAAGAGGCGGATAGTTTCAACCAGATCATTGTCGCAACTCATCAGCGGCGGTGGCACGACCTATTCAGGTTTGGAGTGAAATCGCAGCAAAAGGCAACGGTTCTTGAACTCGACACTTGGGATCATTCCAAAGGAATTGTCGTTTATCCGAGCGTGATGGAGATAGATAAGCTGAAGTCATTGGTCACCACTGGGCCGTTTGATCGGCAAGCGATCAGTTCAAAAGCCGGAGTCTTGCTGGAGCAGGCATTCGATGAACTTACAAAGCAGTATAGGTCTAAGATGCCGCGTGCTCATCGCAGTGAATACACGTTGGCTAACTATTGGGACGGAACCACCAAACTTTCCAAAAAGCTAAAGGTAACAAGGCCTGATAGCGAAGGAAATCAGGAAGAAATACTTTTTGAAGAAATACATCAGAAACTTAAGCCTTTCATCGGAACGCGTAATCAGGTCGGAGCACATTTTAATCCTACCGCCGAAGAATTTACCGACAATGACATAAAAGGACTCGCAGGGCTTGCGGTCAAGTTCGTCGAAATGCTGTTGTGCTCGTCATGCAAAGGTTTTGCGAACAGAAAGAATAAGAACGATGGAGTATGGCAATGCGATTGCGGTACAACTAAAATGCTGCCGTACGAAATATAA